From Rutidosis leptorrhynchoides isolate AG116_Rl617_1_P2 chromosome 3, CSIRO_AGI_Rlap_v1, whole genome shotgun sequence, a single genomic window includes:
- the LOC139896315 gene encoding protein NRT1/ PTR FAMILY 5.8-like — MAGHKRFRALNKPCVLLIAIAGIERFVFKGVGSNLVIYLTDVMEMSSSSAARTVNSWTGFTSMVPLLVAPLVDSYWNRYFTILASSFIYLIGLLALTSTALSKSKSSSTSSSLYLSLYLISLGIGGYNPSLQAFGADQIEMDDEMPTTTKGDKDSDKKSMFFQWWYFGVCSGALLGVSIMPNIQDSVGWGLGFAMPAMAMVVSMIMFSCGSPFYSYSHVHSNDEKCWERVIQAVKCSVAKFVRCKSDEKSSLVELELEDKPFCSKVENETECLADQKSNRSNNLLNIAKVVIKLLPIWTTLLMFAVIFQQPATFFIKQGLSMKRNIGDSYKIPPATLQSAITISIILLMPFYDTIFIPFTRLILRNENGVTTMQRIGIGMFLSVIAMIFAATVEMKRLELNSETLSIFWLLPQYILLGISDIFTVVGMQEFFYSEVPEGMRTMGIALYTSVFGVGSFLSAFMVYLVEYFTSSKDGKGNWFSDDMKEARLDKYYWLLAGASSLSLVVFAILCKIQKTR, encoded by the exons ATGGCCGGACACAAAAGATTTCGGGCACTCAACAAACCTTGTGTTCTACTCATAG CGATTGCTGGGATCGAACGGTTTGTGTTTAAAGGGGTGGGATCAAATCTCGTAATTTATTTGACTGATGTGATGGAAATGAGTAGCTCGTCAGCCGCGCGAACCGTCAACAGCTGGACCGGGTTTACGTCGATGGTGCCATTACTCGTAGCGCCACTTGTGGACTCCTATTGGAACCGCTATTTTACTATTTTAGCCTCTTCGTTTATCTATCTCATT GGGCTATTGGCATTAACATCAACCGCATTAAGCAAATCAAAGTCCTCATCTACGTCATCATCACTATATTTGTCACTGTACTTAATTTCACTTGGTATAGGAGGGTACAACCCGTCATTGCAGGCATTCGGGGCTGATCAAATCGAGATGGACGATGAGATGCCAACTACAACAAAAGGGGACAAAGATTCGGACAAGAAAAGTATGTTCTTTCAATGGTGGTATTTTGGTGTTTGTAGTGGAGCTCTTTTAGGTGTATCGATTATGCCCAATATACAAGACTCCGTAGGTTGGGGCTTAGGGTTCGCTATGCCCGCTATGGCTATGGTTGTATCCATGATTATGTTTTCTTGTGGTAGCCCGTTTTATTCATATAGTCATGTTCATAGTAACGATGAAAAATGTTGGGAAAGGGTCATCCAAGCAGTTAAATGCTCGGTGGCTAAATTTGTGCGTTGCAAAAGTGACGAGAAATCGAGCCTTGTCGAGCTAGA GCTAGAAGATAAACCATTCTGTTCAAAAGTAGAAAACGAGACCGAATGTTTAGCTGATCAAAAGTCAAACAGAAGTAATAATCTGCTCAACATTGCAAAAGTCGTCATCAAGCTCCTACCTATTTGGACAACTTTACTTATGTTCGCCGTTATTTTTCAACAACCGGCAACTTTCTTCATCAAACAAGGATTGTCAATGAAAAGAAACATAGGAGACAGTTACAAAATCCCACCAGCCACATTACAAAGTGCCATCACCATATCTATAATCCTTCTAATGCCATTTTATGACACAATTTTTATCCCATTCACTCGTTTAATCCTACGTAATGAAAATGGGGTCACAACGATGCAAAGAATTGGTATTGGGATGTTTTTGTCTGTAATCGCAATGATCTTTGCTGCCACAGTTGAAATGAAGCGGTTGGAGTTAAATTCGGAGACGCTTAGTATATTTTGGTTGTTGCCTCAATACATATTGTTGGGGATTTCGGATATTTTTACTGTGGTTGGAATGCAAGAGTTTTTTTATAGCGAGGTACCCGAAGGAATGAGGACAATGGGGATAGCTTTGTATACGAGTGTATTTGGTGTAGGGAGCTTTTTGAGCGCGTTTATGGTGTATTTGGTTGAGTACTTTACGAGCTCGAAAGATggaaaagggaattggttttcGGATGATATGAAGGAAGCAAGGCTTGATAAATACTATTGGTTGTTAGCGGGTGCAAGTAGTTTGAGTTTAGTGGTGTTTGCGATACTTTGTAAAATTCAAAAGACTAGATAA